One window of the Colletotrichum destructivum chromosome 4, complete sequence genome contains the following:
- a CDS encoding Putative amino acid permease/ SLC12A domain-containing protein, with the protein MSGPELKGPAEAVPGERVSLDSYGASVRHNSDGLQRRLDNRQIQLIAIGGTIGTGLFVTIGEGLVKGGPGSLLLAYTLYACVVALVNNSIAEMSTYMPVSGGFIRLAGVWVDDALGFMVGWNYFLYEALLIPFEITALNLVCSFWNEKITEPGPTAGFCIAIILAYGLLNVVAVGIFGEAEFWLSGGKVLLIFILFFFTFITMVGGNPQHDAYGFRYWKNPGAFSQYLTQGDTGRMEGFMGALATATFTIVGPDYISMIAAEAKHPSLYIKSAFKTVYLRFGIFFVGAALTCGIVLPHNDPILEKIYLGGGEGGGTAAASPWVMAMENMKIQGLPHLVNALLFTTIFSAGNTYTYCATRSLYSLALDGRAPALLRKTTKNGVPIYCFAVTMIFPMLSFLQCGSGSATVLSWLLALITGGGVINYIVMSITFINYHRACKAQGIDRRTMPYYGYFQPYGAYIALVLQTIVILTYGWSAFRPEFDVGSFFSNYTMQIVAPLLFIFWKVFKRTHYIKPEDVDLTWDRPIIEAYEQHAVVQDPPVTFWREMLQMIGIGRNKVIKGEKA; encoded by the exons ATGTCGGGTCCCGAGCTCAAGGGCCCGGCCGAAGCCGTGCCCGGCGAGAGGGTCTCCCTCGACAGCTACGGCGCTTCGGTGCGACACAACTCAGACGGCCTCCAGCGCCGGCTCGACAACCGCCAGATCCAGCTGATCGCCATTGGCGGCACCATCGGTACCGGGCTTTTCGTCACcatcggcgagggcctcgtcaagggcggGCCCGGCAGCCTGCTGCTCGCCTACACCCTCTACGCctgcgtcgtcgccctcgtcaatAACTCCATCGCCGAGATGAGCACCTACATGCCCGTCTCGGGCGGCTTTATCCGCCTGGCCGGCGTCtgggtcgacgacgccctcggcttcATGGTCGGCTGGAACTACTTTCTCTACGAGGCGCTGTTGATTCCCTTTGAAATCACCGCTCTGAATCTCGTTTGCTCCTTCTGGAATGAAAAAATTACAGAGCCAGGCCCTACAGCAGGCTTTTGCATCGCCATCATTCTCGCATACGG TCTCTTGaatgttgttgctgttggcaTCTTCGGTGAAGCCGAGTTCTGGCTCTCGGGCGGCAAGGTCCTGCTgatcttcatcctcttcttcttcaccttcatcACCATGGTTGGCGGCAACCCGCAGCACGACGCGTACGGCTTCCGCTACTGGAAGAACCCGGGCGCCTTCTCGCAGTACCTCACACAGGGCGACACGGGCCGCATGGAGGGCTTCATGGGCGCCCTGGCCACGGCCaccttcaccatcgtcggcccGGATTACATCTCCAtgatcgccgccgaggccaagcaCCCGAGCCTGTACATCAAGTCGGCCTTCAAGACCGTCTACCTGCGCTtcggcatcttcttcgtcggcgccgcccttaCCTGCGGCATCGTGCTCCCCCACAACGACCCCATCCTCGAGAAGATCTacctgggcggcggcgagggcggcggcaccgcggCCGCCTCCCCGTGGGTCATGGCCATGGAGAACATGAAGATCCAGGGCCTCCCCCACCTCGTCAACGCCCTGCTCTTCACCACCATCTTCTCTGCCGGCAACACGTACACCTACTGCGCCACCAGGTCCCTGTACAGTCTGGCCCTGGACGGCCGTGCCCCGGCTCTGCTCCGTAAGACCACCAAGAACGGCGTGCCCATCTACTGCTTCGCCGTCACCATGATCTTTCCCATGCTCTCCTTCCTGCAGTGCGGTAGCGGCTCGGCCACGGTGCTCAGCTGGCTGCTCGCCCTCatcacgggcggcggcgtcatcaacTACATCGTCATGTCCATCACCTTCATCAACTACCACCGCGCGTGCAAGGCCCAGGGCATCGACCGCCGCACCATGCCGTACTACGGGTACTTCCAGCCCTATGGCGCCTACATCGCCCTTGTCCTCCAGaccatcgtcatcctcacCTACGGATGGTCCGCGTTCCGCCCCGAGTTCGACGTCggctccttcttctccaactACACGATGCAGATCGTGGCgcccctcctcttcatcttctggAAGGTCTTCAAGCGCACCCACTACATcaagcccgaggacgtcgacctGACGTGGGACCGCCCCATCATCGAGGCCTACGAGCAGCACGCCGTGGTTCAAGACCCTCCCGTCACCTTCTGGAGGGAGATGCTCCAGATGATTGGAATCGGCCGCAACAAGGTGAtcaagggcgagaaggcTTGA